The Megalopta genalis isolate 19385.01 chromosome 9, iyMegGena1_principal, whole genome shotgun sequence genome includes a window with the following:
- the LOC117224542 gene encoding trypsin 3A1, whose protein sequence is MHTLSSLVIFGCSIFVASALYAPGNYQGKTGSESAGSLGSKIIGGELAAIEKYPFAVSLQNNGTFFGHEVEHFCGGGIVGKKWIITSAQCALRIHVKSFHVRAGTACYHAGGVIYGVKGVVIHPAFNQNNYDYDVGIVELSESIVFDETKQPIQLPKLHSEIQDGAQVQVLGWGASVLLGPVSDELLCSTMQKINNEDCRQANGADLLTHRMFCTLSDHASACVGDSGSPLIFNGIFFGVASWSQSCQLEYPTAYTAISEVRDWIIEVIEHSE, encoded by the exons ATGCATACATTATCGTCGCTGGTGATTTTTGGCTGCTCGATATTCGTTGCGAGTGCGTTATACGCTCCAG GGAATTATCAAGGAAAGACCGGCTCCGAGTCAGCGGGATCCCTGGGATCGAAGATTATCGGAGGGGAGTTGGCCGCCATAGAGAAATATCCATTTGCA GTCTCGTTGCAGAACAATGGCACGTTTTTTGGGCACGAAGTCGAGCATTTCTGCGGCGGCGGTATCGTCGGGAAAAAGTGGATAATAACGTCAGCGCAGTGCGCTCTCAG GATCCACGTGAAGAGCTTTCACGTGAGGGCTGGCACGGCTTGTTATCACGCGGGCGGTGTCATCTACGGCGTTAAAGGCGTCGTAATACATCCCGCTTTCAACCAGAATAATTACGACTACGATGTCGGTATAGTCGAG CTCTCGGAAAGCATAGTGTTCGACGAGACGAAGCAACCGATCCAGTTACCGAAGCTGCACTCGGAAATCCAAGATGGTGCCCAGGTTCAAGTGCTCGGTTGGGGCGCGTCTGTG TTATTAGGTCCCGTCTCGGACGAACTTTTATGCAGCACGATGCAGAAAATTAATAACGAGGACTGCCGGCAAGCGAACGGGGCTGACTTATTAACGCACAGAATGTTCTGCACCTTATCAGACCACGCTAGCGCCTGTGTCGGGGATTCTGGCTCGCCTCTCATTTTTAACGGCATCTTCTTTG GCGTAGCATCGTGGAGTCAATCATGCCAATTAGAATATCCGACAGCATACACTGCCATATCCGAAGTGAGAGACTGGATCATCGAAGTGATAGAACATAGCGAATGA